One region of Bacillus pumilus genomic DNA includes:
- a CDS encoding Asp23/Gls24 family envelope stress response protein encodes MSIELRTKYGQIDISNEVIAMVAGGAAIDCYGIVGMASKNQIKDGLTDILRKENFSRGVLVRQKEDRIHIDMYIIVSYGTKISEVAHNVQTKVKYTISHTVGLSVDSVNIYVQGVRVTNP; translated from the coding sequence AGAACGAAATACGGACAAATTGATATATCAAATGAAGTCATTGCAATGGTGGCAGGAGGCGCTGCGATCGATTGCTATGGTATTGTTGGGATGGCGTCCAAAAATCAAATCAAGGACGGCTTGACGGATATTCTCCGTAAAGAGAACTTCAGCCGGGGTGTTCTTGTGCGTCAAAAAGAAGACCGCATTCATATTGATATGTACATCATCGTCAGCTACGGTACAAAAATATCAGAAGTCGCACATAATGTTCAAACGAAAGTCAAATATACGATTTCTCACACAGTTGGACTTTCTGTTGATTCGGTCAACATTTATGTACAAGGAGTAAGAGTTACGAACCCGTAG
- a CDS encoding DAK2 domain-containing protein, whose protein sequence is MSIRNLDGRSFAKMILAGAHHLSQNAQIVDALNVFPVPDGDTGTNMNLSMTSGAKAVEETNTDHIGKVGVALSKGLLMGARGNSGVILSQLFRGFSKNIEQKETIDAKEFALALQAGVDTAYKAVMKPIEGTILTVAKDAAKKAVAVSATENDIDRVLELTIEEARASLDRTPDLLPVLKEVGVVDSGGKGLLCVYEGFLASLRGEDLHLKASSLPTLKELVSAEHHKSAQSHMNTEDIEFGYCTEFMVKFEEEKQSFDENAFREDLSEFGDSLLVVSDETLAKVHIHAEQPGDVLSYAQRYGSLINMKIENMREQHSSIVNEEKEHAPAAPKAPAAEKQRFGVVSVAMGEGIADLFKSIGASVVIEGGQTMNPSTEDIVTAIESVHAETVFILPNNSNIVMAAKQAATVSSREVVVIPTKTVPQGMSALLSLNEAASNEDNEAAMLEAIDHVKSGQITFAVRDTQIDGIDIAKGDYMGLFNGKITLTAKNQLDAAKELLTKMVTEDDEIVTIIKGEDASSEEMDELEAFIEETFEDIEVEVHDGKQPLYSYILAVE, encoded by the coding sequence TTGTCTATTAGAAATCTTGATGGCCGCTCATTTGCAAAAATGATTCTTGCAGGTGCTCACCATCTTTCTCAAAACGCACAAATTGTGGATGCGTTAAATGTTTTTCCAGTGCCAGACGGAGACACGGGGACAAATATGAATTTGTCAATGACTTCAGGGGCAAAAGCAGTTGAAGAAACAAATACCGATCATATTGGGAAGGTCGGCGTGGCCTTGTCAAAAGGGCTATTGATGGGCGCAAGAGGAAACTCAGGCGTCATCCTATCACAGCTCTTTAGAGGTTTCAGTAAAAATATAGAACAAAAAGAGACGATTGACGCCAAAGAATTTGCCCTTGCCTTGCAGGCCGGTGTTGATACAGCCTATAAAGCCGTGATGAAACCGATTGAAGGGACCATCTTAACGGTCGCAAAGGATGCAGCAAAGAAAGCGGTTGCTGTTTCAGCAACCGAAAATGACATTGACCGCGTTCTTGAGTTAACGATTGAGGAAGCGAGAGCATCACTTGATCGAACGCCAGATCTACTTCCTGTTTTAAAAGAAGTAGGCGTTGTCGATAGTGGAGGTAAGGGACTTCTCTGCGTATATGAAGGTTTCCTTGCTTCATTAAGAGGAGAGGACCTCCATCTGAAAGCGTCCTCTTTGCCAACGTTAAAAGAACTTGTCAGTGCAGAGCATCATAAAAGTGCACAAAGCCATATGAACACTGAAGATATTGAATTTGGTTATTGTACTGAATTTATGGTGAAATTTGAAGAAGAGAAACAGTCCTTTGATGAGAATGCCTTCAGAGAAGACTTAAGCGAATTCGGAGATTCACTTCTTGTGGTATCTGATGAAACGCTGGCGAAAGTTCATATTCATGCAGAGCAGCCTGGAGATGTCTTATCCTATGCACAGCGCTACGGCAGCCTGATCAATATGAAAATTGAAAACATGAGAGAGCAGCATAGCTCGATTGTGAACGAAGAAAAAGAACATGCGCCCGCTGCACCAAAGGCACCTGCTGCTGAAAAACAGCGCTTTGGAGTCGTCAGTGTCGCAATGGGAGAAGGAATTGCTGACTTGTTTAAAAGTATCGGAGCTTCCGTCGTCATTGAAGGCGGACAGACGATGAACCCAAGTACAGAAGACATTGTCACAGCAATTGAAAGCGTACATGCCGAAACCGTCTTTATCTTACCTAATAATTCTAATATTGTCATGGCAGCGAAACAGGCGGCAACTGTCTCGAGTCGTGAGGTTGTTGTCATTCCAACGAAGACCGTTCCTCAAGGAATGTCGGCACTTCTTTCTCTCAATGAAGCAGCTTCAAATGAAGACAACGAAGCGGCGATGCTAGAAGCGATTGACCACGTGAAAAGCGGCCAAATTACCTTTGCGGTGAGAGATACCCAAATTGATGGAATCGACATTGCCAAAGGAGATTATATGGGTCTCTTTAACGGAAAAATCACCTTAACTGCGAAAAATCAATTAGATGCAGCAAAAGAACTTTTGACCAAAATGGTGACAGAAGATGATGAGATTGTTACGATCATTAAAGGGGAAGATGCATCATCTGAAGAGATGGATGAGTTAGAAGCCTTTATTGAAGAAACATTTGAAGATATAGAAGTTGAAGTCCACGATGGAAAACAGCCGCTTTATTCATATATTTTGGCTGTCGAATAA
- the sdaAB gene encoding L-serine ammonia-lyase, iron-sulfur-dependent subunit beta, giving the protein MKFRSVFDIIGPVMIGPSSSHTAGAARIGRVARSLFGREPKRIVVSFYGSFKDTYKGHGTDVAMIGGVLDFDTFDERIKTAIDIAKSKGIDIEFKEEDAVPAHPNTAKVEISDANGSLELIGISIGGGKIEITELNGFELRLSGNHPAILVVHNDRYGTIAAVANVLAKFAINIGHMEVARKDVGQEALMTIEVDQNIDPAALSELETLPNIIQVTQIAE; this is encoded by the coding sequence ATGAAATTTAGAAGTGTGTTTGATATTATTGGACCCGTCATGATTGGTCCATCAAGTTCGCACACAGCGGGTGCGGCTCGAATAGGAAGAGTGGCTCGCAGCTTATTTGGAAGAGAACCGAAGCGAATTGTCGTTTCATTTTATGGCTCTTTTAAAGATACGTATAAAGGACATGGTACAGATGTCGCCATGATCGGCGGCGTTCTTGACTTTGATACATTTGATGAACGCATCAAAACAGCGATCGATATTGCAAAAAGCAAAGGGATCGACATTGAATTTAAAGAAGAAGATGCGGTACCAGCGCATCCGAATACAGCAAAAGTAGAGATATCAGATGCGAACGGAAGCCTTGAATTAATCGGGATTTCCATCGGCGGTGGTAAAATCGAAATTACTGAACTGAATGGCTTTGAGCTCAGACTTTCAGGAAATCATCCTGCCATTCTTGTGGTTCATAACGATCGCTACGGCACGATTGCGGCAGTCGCCAACGTGTTAGCGAAATTCGCCATCAACATCGGTCATATGGAAGTGGCGCGTAAAGATGTCGGGCAAGAGGCTCTGATGACCATCGAAGTGGATCAAAATATTGACCCAGCTGCCTTATCAGAACTTGAAACACTGCCAAACATTATTCAAGTCACACAAATTGCAGAGTAA
- the sdaAA gene encoding L-serine ammonia-lyase, iron-sulfur-dependent, subunit alpha codes for MFKNVKELVQLTEERNTSISEIMITQEMEVTGKSREDIFSQMYRNLEVMEQAVENGLKGVKSLSGLTGGDAVKLQAYIASGKTLSGHTILDAVSKAVATNEVNAAMGTICATPTAGSAGVVPGTLFAVKQTLKPTKEQMVRFLFTSGAFGFVVANNASISGAAGGCQAEVGSASGMAAAAIVEMAGGTPQQSAEAMAITLKNMLGLVCDPVAGLVEVPCVKRNAMGASNAMIAADMALAGITSRIPCDEVIDAMYKIGQTMPTALRETAQGGLAATPTARELEKKIFGGVTPSRDTETAR; via the coding sequence ATGTTTAAAAACGTCAAAGAACTCGTGCAGCTAACAGAAGAACGGAATACCTCCATTTCAGAAATCATGATTACGCAAGAAATGGAAGTAACAGGGAAATCACGTGAAGATATTTTCTCCCAGATGTACCGCAACCTAGAAGTGATGGAACAAGCCGTAGAAAACGGGCTAAAAGGTGTGAAATCATTATCCGGTTTAACAGGCGGAGATGCGGTCAAACTTCAAGCGTATATCGCATCAGGCAAAACATTGTCTGGTCATACGATATTAGATGCTGTTAGTAAGGCAGTGGCAACAAATGAAGTCAATGCCGCAATGGGGACGATCTGTGCAACGCCTACAGCAGGCTCAGCAGGTGTTGTGCCAGGTACGTTATTTGCAGTAAAACAAACATTAAAGCCAACAAAGGAACAAATGGTCAGATTCCTATTCACTTCTGGCGCATTTGGTTTTGTTGTGGCCAATAATGCGAGCATCTCTGGTGCAGCAGGCGGCTGTCAGGCTGAGGTAGGCTCAGCATCAGGGATGGCGGCAGCAGCCATTGTCGAAATGGCAGGCGGTACACCTCAGCAATCTGCTGAAGCAATGGCGATTACACTGAAAAATATGCTTGGACTTGTTTGTGACCCAGTAGCTGGACTTGTTGAGGTACCGTGCGTAAAACGAAACGCCATGGGTGCATCAAATGCGATGATCGCAGCAGATATGGCACTTGCCGGCATCACAAGCCGTATCCCATGTGATGAAGTCATTGATGCGATGTATAAAATCGGTCAAACCATGCCAACGGCACTTCGCGAAACAGCACAAGGCGGACTTGCTGCGACACCGACAGCAAGAGAGCTTGAAAAGAAGATTTTCGGAGGTGTGACCCCATCTCGTGATACAGAAACTGCAAGATAA
- the recG gene encoding ATP-dependent DNA helicase RecG, with protein MIQKLQDNVSVLKGIGEETEKTLNELGIHTVADLLGYFPYRYDDYELRNLEEVKHDERVTVEGKVHSEPVLTYYGKKRSRLTFRLLVGRFLITAICFNRPYLKRSLVLGDTVSVTGKWDKNRQSIMVQEFKKGTHEQDGSIEPVYSVKENVTVKMMRRFVKQALSLYVDKAEDPLPKQLVSTYKLMSYQEALKTIHLPETRDSLKQARRRFVYEEFLIFQLKMQAIRKKEREKTSGIQHPFSKDAVFEFVHSLPFPLTKAQSRVLDEIMSDMASPYRMNRLLQGDVGSGKTAVAAIALYAAHLSGYQGALMVPTEILAEQHADSLYQLFEKWGLNIALLTSSVKGKRRRELLERLKEGEIDILVGTHALIQDEVEFQQLGLVITDEQHRFGVEQRKKLRSKGQDPDVLFMTATPIPRTLAITVFGEMDVSVIDELPAGRKQIETYWVKHDMLDRILAFVDKELKKGRQAYIICPLIEESDKLDVQNAIDVHSMLTEAYRGKWSIGLMHGKLASDEKDQVMRDFTANEVQILVSTTVVEVGVNVPNATIMVIYDADRFGLSQLHQLRGRVGRGEHQSFCVLMADPKSETGKERMRIMSETTDGFELSEKDLELRGPGDFFGKKQSGMPEFKVADMVHDYRALETARKDAAELVQSDAFWTDSEYKELRQTLVDSGVLGGDKLS; from the coding sequence GTGATACAGAAACTGCAAGATAATGTCTCAGTCCTTAAGGGGATTGGAGAAGAAACCGAAAAAACACTCAATGAACTTGGAATTCACACAGTAGCCGATTTACTTGGCTACTTTCCTTATCGATATGACGACTATGAGCTTCGTAACTTAGAAGAAGTAAAGCATGACGAACGTGTCACAGTTGAAGGAAAAGTGCACAGTGAGCCCGTCCTCACCTATTATGGAAAAAAACGAAGCAGGCTGACATTCAGGCTGCTTGTCGGGCGTTTTCTCATCACAGCAATTTGCTTCAATCGTCCTTATTTAAAACGAAGCCTTGTGTTAGGTGATACGGTATCCGTCACTGGCAAATGGGATAAAAACCGTCAATCGATCATGGTGCAGGAATTTAAAAAAGGGACGCACGAGCAAGATGGCAGTATAGAGCCTGTTTATTCAGTAAAAGAAAATGTAACCGTGAAAATGATGAGGCGTTTTGTCAAACAAGCCTTGTCACTTTATGTAGATAAAGCTGAAGATCCACTGCCAAAGCAGCTTGTCTCTACCTATAAACTCATGTCCTATCAGGAAGCATTAAAAACCATTCACCTGCCAGAAACAAGAGACTCGCTCAAGCAAGCAAGACGCCGCTTTGTGTACGAGGAATTTCTTATTTTCCAGCTGAAGATGCAGGCCATCAGAAAGAAAGAACGAGAAAAAACATCGGGCATCCAGCATCCGTTTTCTAAAGACGCTGTTTTTGAGTTTGTTCACAGTCTGCCATTTCCGCTGACAAAGGCACAATCAAGAGTGCTTGATGAAATTATGTCTGATATGGCGTCCCCGTACCGGATGAACCGTCTGCTGCAAGGGGATGTAGGTTCAGGGAAAACTGCTGTTGCAGCTATTGCACTATATGCCGCTCATTTATCCGGCTATCAAGGTGCATTAATGGTTCCAACAGAGATTTTGGCAGAGCAGCATGCAGATTCCCTTTATCAGCTGTTTGAAAAATGGGGACTAAATATCGCTCTACTAACAAGCTCTGTGAAAGGAAAGCGCCGCAGAGAATTGCTAGAACGTCTAAAAGAGGGCGAGATTGATATATTAGTCGGAACGCATGCGCTCATCCAAGACGAAGTCGAATTTCAGCAGCTCGGTCTTGTGATCACAGATGAGCAGCACCGGTTTGGCGTCGAGCAAAGGAAAAAACTAAGAAGTAAAGGGCAGGACCCAGATGTCTTATTCATGACTGCCACACCTATTCCGCGCACACTTGCGATCACTGTTTTTGGAGAAATGGACGTTTCCGTCATTGATGAATTACCAGCCGGCAGAAAACAGATCGAAACGTATTGGGTCAAGCATGACATGCTTGATAGGATTCTTGCATTTGTAGATAAAGAGCTAAAAAAAGGAAGACAGGCATATATTATTTGTCCACTCATAGAAGAATCGGACAAGCTGGATGTCCAAAATGCGATTGATGTCCACAGCATGCTGACAGAGGCATACCGCGGTAAGTGGTCGATCGGCTTAATGCACGGGAAACTGGCGAGTGATGAAAAAGATCAGGTGATGAGAGACTTTACAGCAAATGAAGTACAAATCCTCGTTTCAACCACAGTCGTTGAAGTGGGTGTCAACGTGCCGAATGCGACCATCATGGTCATTTACGATGCAGACCGCTTCGGACTGTCTCAGCTTCATCAGCTCAGAGGCCGGGTTGGACGCGGAGAGCATCAATCATTTTGTGTTTTAATGGCGGATCCAAAATCGGAAACCGGGAAAGAGCGGATGAGGATTATGTCCGAAACAACCGACGGCTTTGAGCTGTCTGAAAAGGACTTAGAGCTAAGAGGACCCGGTGATTTCTTCGGTAAAAAACAAAGCGGAATGCCTGAATTTAAAGTAGCCGATATGGTTCATGACTACAGAGCACTGGAAACCGCTAGAAAAGATGCGGCAGAACTTGTGCAGTCAGATGCATTTTGGACAGATTCCGAATACAAAGAACTTCGGCAAACACTTGTAGACAGCGGGGTGCTGGGCGGAGATAAATTAAGCTGA
- the fapR gene encoding transcription factor FapR, protein MKLNKKERQKLLQQTISSTPFITDEELASKFGVSIQTVRLDRLELSIPELRERIKHVAEKTLEDEVKSLPLDEVIGEMIDVELDDQAISILEVRKEHVFSRNQIARGHHLFAQANSLAVAVIDDELALTAKANIKFTRQVKQGERVVSKAKVASHDKEKGRTVVEVNSYVGEEVVFSGDFVMYRSKQK, encoded by the coding sequence ATGAAACTAAATAAAAAAGAACGTCAAAAGCTTCTCCAGCAAACGATCAGCTCGACTCCGTTCATTACTGATGAAGAATTGGCAAGTAAATTCGGTGTAAGCATTCAAACGGTTCGTCTTGATCGTTTGGAACTGTCAATTCCTGAATTACGCGAAAGAATTAAGCATGTGGCCGAAAAGACATTAGAGGATGAAGTGAAGTCACTTCCGCTGGATGAAGTGATTGGAGAAATGATTGATGTAGAGCTTGATGACCAAGCCATTTCCATTTTAGAAGTGAGAAAAGAGCATGTATTTAGCCGAAACCAAATTGCCAGGGGACATCATCTCTTCGCCCAGGCAAATTCGCTTGCAGTAGCGGTCATTGACGATGAACTGGCTTTAACAGCAAAAGCGAATATTAAATTTACAAGGCAGGTTAAACAAGGCGAACGAGTTGTCTCAAAAGCCAAAGTAGCCTCGCATGATAAAGAAAAAGGCAGAACTGTAGTTGAAGTAAACAGCTATGTCGGTGAGGAAGTTGTCTTCTCAGGTGACTTCGTCATGTATCGCTCAAAACAAAAGTAA
- the plsX gene encoding phosphate acyltransferase PlsX: MRIAVDAMGGDHAPKAIIDGVQKSLTAFSDIEITLVGDENKIKPYITNNERITILDAKEVIEPTDEPVRAVRRKKDSSMVKMAQEVSEGRADACISAGNTGALMTAGLFIVGRIDGIDRPALAPTLPTLDGSGFLLLDVGANVDAKPEHLVQYAMMGSIYAERVFPKSNPRVGLLNVGTEDKKGNDLTKKTFELLKASNLNFVGNVESRDLLEGVADVVVTDGFTGNIALKTIEGTALSVFKMLKETLTSSFTAKIAAGMMKPKLMQMKSKMDYSEYGGAALFGLKAPVIKAHGSSDENAIFHAIRQARDIVEKDVSAIIHQEVQKETTNES; this comes from the coding sequence ATGAGAATTGCAGTCGATGCAATGGGGGGAGACCATGCCCCTAAAGCCATTATTGACGGTGTGCAAAAAAGCTTAACGGCATTTTCAGATATCGAGATTACACTTGTCGGCGATGAAAATAAAATCAAACCATACATAACAAATAACGAGCGCATCACGATTTTAGATGCAAAAGAAGTCATTGAACCGACAGATGAACCAGTGCGTGCAGTTAGACGTAAAAAGGATTCATCTATGGTGAAAATGGCGCAAGAAGTATCCGAAGGACGAGCAGATGCTTGTATTTCAGCAGGAAACACTGGCGCACTCATGACAGCAGGACTGTTTATCGTAGGAAGAATTGATGGCATCGATAGACCGGCACTTGCTCCAACACTGCCAACACTTGATGGCAGTGGGTTTTTATTACTAGATGTCGGCGCAAACGTTGATGCCAAACCAGAACACCTTGTGCAATATGCGATGATGGGTTCAATCTACGCAGAGCGTGTTTTTCCAAAGAGCAATCCGCGTGTAGGATTGTTAAATGTAGGAACAGAAGATAAAAAAGGCAACGATCTCACAAAAAAAACCTTTGAATTATTGAAAGCATCAAATTTGAATTTCGTAGGAAATGTGGAGTCTCGTGATTTACTAGAAGGTGTAGCTGATGTCGTTGTCACAGATGGTTTCACAGGAAATATCGCCCTGAAAACGATTGAAGGCACAGCTCTTTCTGTCTTTAAAATGCTGAAAGAAACATTAACATCCAGCTTCACAGCAAAAATAGCGGCTGGCATGATGAAGCCGAAATTGATGCAGATGAAGTCTAAAATGGATTACTCCGAATATGGCGGTGCCGCTTTATTTGGTTTAAAGGCACCTGTCATTAAAGCGCACGGTTCCTCTGATGAAAACGCCATTTTTCATGCCATTCGTCAGGCACGTGATATCGTAGAAAAAGACGTTTCAGCCATCATTCATCAAGAGGTCCAAAAAGAAACCACGAACGAGTCTTAA
- the fabD gene encoding ACP S-malonyltransferase, which translates to MTKIAFLFPGQGSQKIGMGKDLFDQEEVSKAVFEEADKTLGFDLSSMIFEGDAEELTLTYNAQPALLTTSIAILKKFEESGIKADYAAGHSLGEYTALVAAGALSFQDAVYAVRKRGELMNEAVPAGEGAMAAILGLDQAALLEVTKEVTESGHLVELANLNCPGQIVISGTAKGVELASEKAKEKGAKRAIALEVSGPFHSALMKPAAEKFTDVLSKLNITDAKTPVISNVTADIVTSRDAIETKLIEQLYSPVRFEESVERLIDLGVTTFIEIGPGKVLSGLVKKVNRRLTTISVSDQETIEAAIETLKEDS; encoded by the coding sequence ATGACTAAAATTGCATTTTTATTCCCTGGCCAAGGCTCTCAAAAAATTGGCATGGGAAAAGATTTATTTGACCAAGAAGAAGTATCTAAAGCTGTATTTGAAGAAGCAGACAAGACCCTCGGTTTTGACTTATCTTCAATGATTTTTGAAGGAGATGCAGAAGAGCTGACGCTCACTTATAACGCGCAGCCAGCTCTTTTAACGACAAGTATCGCCATCTTAAAGAAATTTGAAGAGAGCGGAATCAAAGCAGATTACGCAGCAGGACATAGCCTTGGTGAATATACGGCCCTCGTTGCGGCAGGCGCACTTTCGTTTCAAGATGCTGTCTATGCAGTGAGAAAACGCGGCGAATTAATGAACGAAGCTGTTCCGGCAGGAGAAGGCGCTATGGCAGCGATCCTTGGCTTAGATCAAGCTGCGCTTTTAGAAGTGACAAAAGAAGTGACAGAGAGTGGTCATCTTGTAGAACTCGCTAACTTAAACTGTCCTGGTCAAATCGTGATCTCTGGTACAGCAAAAGGGGTCGAACTCGCTTCAGAGAAAGCGAAAGAAAAAGGCGCAAAACGTGCGATTGCCCTTGAAGTGAGTGGACCTTTCCATTCTGCCTTAATGAAACCAGCCGCTGAAAAATTCACAGATGTTCTGTCAAAGCTAAACATTACAGATGCCAAAACACCAGTGATCTCAAATGTCACAGCAGACATCGTTACATCTCGTGATGCTATTGAAACAAAGCTCATTGAACAATTGTATTCTCCTGTTCGATTTGAAGAAAGTGTAGAACGTCTGATTGATTTAGGCGTGACAACGTTTATTGAAATTGGCCCAGGCAAAGTGCTTTCAGGTCTTGTGAAAAAGGTCAATCGCCGCCTGACAACTATTTCAGTTTCAGATCAGGAAACAATTGAAGCAGCCATTGAAACATTGAAGGAGGATTCTTGA
- the fabG gene encoding 3-oxoacyl-[acyl-carrier-protein] reductase, protein MLTNKTAVVTGASRGIGRSIAIDLAKNGANVVVNYSGNEAKANEVVDEIKALGQQAFAVKADVSNAEEVQSLMKQAIDTFGSIDILVNNAGITKDNLLMRMKENEWDDVININLKGVFNCTKAVTRQMMKQRSGRIINLASVVGVCGNPGQANYVAAKAGVIGLTKTTAKELATRHITVNAVAPGFISTDMTDKLDENVQTEMLKQIPLARFGAPEDISNVVVFLASEGAGYITGQTIQVDGGMVMS, encoded by the coding sequence ATGCTTACAAATAAAACAGCCGTTGTAACAGGTGCATCACGCGGGATTGGCCGTTCTATTGCGATCGATTTAGCAAAGAATGGTGCAAATGTTGTCGTCAACTATTCTGGAAACGAAGCAAAAGCAAATGAAGTCGTAGACGAAATCAAAGCACTTGGCCAGCAGGCATTTGCCGTTAAAGCTGATGTTTCAAATGCTGAAGAAGTACAATCGCTCATGAAACAAGCGATTGACACATTTGGCTCAATTGACATTCTTGTCAATAATGCAGGGATCACAAAGGATAACCTGCTCATGAGAATGAAAGAAAATGAATGGGATGACGTCATTAACATAAACTTAAAAGGTGTCTTTAACTGTACAAAAGCCGTGACACGTCAAATGATGAAACAGCGCAGCGGAAGAATCATCAACTTGGCTTCAGTAGTTGGCGTATGTGGAAATCCTGGACAAGCAAACTATGTTGCAGCAAAAGCTGGTGTCATCGGATTAACGAAAACAACAGCAAAAGAGCTGGCAACTCGTCATATTACAGTCAATGCAGTAGCACCAGGCTTTATTTCTACAGATATGACAGACAAGCTTGATGAGAATGTACAAACTGAAATGCTTAAGCAGATCCCGCTTGCACGCTTTGGTGCACCTGAAGATATTAGCAACGTTGTTGTCTTTTTAGCTTCAGAAGGAGCAGGTTATATTACAGGCCAAACCATCCAAGTAGATGGCGGAATGGTCATGTCCTAA
- the acpP gene encoding acyl carrier protein: MADVLERVSKIIVDRLGVDEADVKMEASFKEDLGADSLDVVELVMELEDEFDMEISDEDAEKIATVGDAVNYINSQQ; encoded by the coding sequence ATGGCAGACGTATTAGAGCGTGTATCAAAAATTATTGTAGACCGCCTTGGCGTTGATGAGGCTGACGTGAAAATGGAAGCTTCATTTAAAGAAGATTTAGGCGCTGATTCCCTTGATGTAGTTGAGCTAGTTATGGAACTTGAAGATGAGTTCGATATGGAAATTTCTGACGAAGATGCTGAAAAAATTGCAACAGTCGGTGACGCTGTGAACTACATAAATAGCCAGCAATAA
- the rnc gene encoding ribonuclease III has protein sequence MPKQYKDKQKQSKKLEQFREFQQRISVHFQNEKLLYQAFTHSSYVNEHRKKPYEDNERLEFLGDAVLELTISQFLFAKYPAMSEGDLTKLRAAIVCEPSLVSLAHELSFGDLVLLGKGEEMTGGRKRPALLADVFEAFIGALYLDQGLEPVERFLEAYVYPKINDGAFSHVMDFKSQLQEFVQRDGKGVLEYHILHEKGPAHNREFEANVSLRGEVLGIGNGRSKKEAEQHAAQEALAKLQKHHMNQ, from the coding sequence ATGCCAAAACAATATAAAGACAAACAGAAACAGAGCAAAAAACTAGAGCAATTTAGAGAATTCCAGCAGCGTATTTCTGTACACTTTCAAAATGAAAAACTTCTATATCAAGCCTTTACGCATTCCTCTTATGTGAATGAACACCGGAAAAAGCCATACGAAGATAATGAAAGACTTGAATTTCTAGGAGATGCTGTTTTAGAATTGACCATCTCTCAATTCTTATTTGCGAAATACCCTGCGATGAGCGAGGGAGATTTAACAAAACTAAGAGCAGCGATCGTATGTGAACCGTCACTTGTGTCTCTGGCACATGAGCTGTCCTTCGGAGACCTTGTTCTTTTAGGAAAAGGCGAAGAAATGACAGGCGGGAGAAAACGCCCAGCGCTTTTAGCGGACGTATTCGAGGCGTTTATCGGGGCACTTTATTTAGATCAAGGGCTTGAGCCAGTGGAGCGATTCCTAGAAGCCTATGTTTATCCGAAAATTAATGATGGAGCGTTCTCGCATGTCATGGACTTTAAAAGCCAGCTGCAAGAATTCGTTCAGCGCGATGGAAAAGGTGTACTTGAATACCACATTCTGCATGAAAAAGGACCAGCACACAACCGGGAATTTGAAGCAAATGTCTCCCTTCGCGGAGAAGTGCTTGGAATTGGAAATGGCCGCAGTAAAAAAGAAGCAGAACAGCATGCTGCACAGGAAGCACTTGCTAAATTGCAGAAACATCATATGAACCAATAA